In one window of Paenarthrobacter nicotinovorans DNA:
- a CDS encoding MFS transporter, with protein sequence MTQSSRSTKVPRIRQEKAPLPRDIKVMLAAAFLIALGFGLVAPVLPQFATTFDVGATAAAVIVSIFAFMRLVFAPAGGALIGRFGERNVYVSGLLIVAVSTAACAFAQDYWQLLIFRGLGGAGSVMFTVAAMGLLIRLAPPERRGRVSGAYASAFLIGSVLGPVVGGLLAGFGLRVPFLAYAGALLVAALVVRTMLRGDGNAAQEAGPAPAMALKEALSDSAYRAAVFSSFGNGWVTFGVRMATIPLFAVAVLDSRPETAAWALAVFAVGNALALTFSGRLADAWGRKRLLIPGLVITGLATGLIGLTTDLAAFFIASAIAGFGSGLLGPAQQAAVADVIGRGRSGGKVLAVFQMAADTGAIIGPVVAGLIADRLGYGWAFGLTGAVLLLTAAAWLPAREPLTPRN encoded by the coding sequence ATGACCCAGTCGTCCCGATCCACCAAAGTTCCAAGGATCCGGCAGGAAAAGGCGCCCTTGCCTCGGGACATCAAGGTGATGTTGGCTGCCGCCTTCCTGATCGCCTTGGGATTCGGGCTGGTCGCTCCCGTTCTGCCGCAATTCGCCACGACCTTCGACGTTGGTGCCACCGCGGCTGCCGTGATCGTGAGCATCTTCGCTTTCATGCGGCTGGTCTTCGCACCGGCGGGCGGGGCCTTAATCGGACGGTTCGGGGAACGGAACGTGTACGTCTCCGGCCTTTTGATCGTTGCCGTTTCCACTGCGGCCTGCGCGTTTGCCCAGGACTACTGGCAGCTGCTGATCTTCCGCGGACTCGGCGGGGCCGGCTCGGTGATGTTTACCGTTGCGGCCATGGGTCTGCTCATCCGGCTCGCACCGCCGGAACGGCGTGGCAGGGTATCCGGCGCCTATGCTTCGGCGTTCCTGATTGGCAGCGTCCTAGGGCCGGTGGTGGGTGGCTTGCTGGCAGGTTTCGGGCTGAGGGTTCCCTTCCTGGCCTATGCCGGAGCGCTCCTTGTTGCTGCCCTGGTGGTCCGGACAATGCTCCGAGGTGACGGCAATGCCGCCCAGGAGGCGGGACCGGCACCCGCAATGGCTTTGAAAGAGGCGCTGTCCGACTCCGCCTACCGCGCCGCGGTTTTTTCCAGCTTCGGCAACGGCTGGGTGACGTTCGGCGTCCGCATGGCTACCATTCCGCTCTTTGCTGTGGCCGTCCTGGATTCACGTCCGGAAACCGCTGCGTGGGCACTGGCCGTGTTCGCCGTCGGAAATGCCCTTGCCCTGACGTTCTCCGGCCGCCTGGCAGATGCCTGGGGACGAAAACGCCTGCTGATCCCGGGCCTGGTCATCACTGGACTGGCCACAGGGCTCATCGGCCTCACCACGGATCTGGCTGCCTTCTTCATCGCCTCCGCCATAGCAGGCTTCGGCTCCGGCTTGCTGGGGCCGGCGCAGCAGGCCGCCGTCGCCGATGTCATTGGAAGGGGACGCTCGGGCGGCAAGGTGCTTGCCGTCTTCCAGATGGCTGCCGATACTGGCGCAATCATCGGCCCGGTGGTTGCCGGCCTGATCGCCGACCGCTTGGGCTATGGCTGGGCGTTCGGCCTGACGGGTGCGGTGCTGTTGCTCACCGCGGCAGCGTGGCTGCCCGCAAGGGAACCCCTTACACCCAGGAACTGA
- the ftsY gene encoding signal recognition particle-docking protein FtsY, protein MNDFLPIILSILAALVVVGGLVPVLMKARKSGAKYPGTRDANDPLQSSAAGGGTLVEDRPDAAKAPAPTFDGTVEGTDVPDDAAGLETIAIDTPAPVEGRLTRLRARLVKSNNILGKGLLALLSGDKIDENVWDEVEETLLLADLGTEPTMQLVDALRERVKVLGTRSPEDVKAMLREELIKLVDPGMDRSLNVERKGDRPAVVLVVGVNGVGKTTTVGKLARVLVAEDKDVLLGAADTFRAAAAEQLATWGQRVGVPTVKSDIDGADPASVAYEAVKAGIDQEVDVVMVDTAGRLQNKTGLMDELGKVKRVIEKLAEVDEVLLVLDATTGQNGLNQARVFAEVVNITGIVLTKLDGTAKGGIVVAIQKSLGVPVKLIGLGEGPDDLAPFEAESFVDALLN, encoded by the coding sequence GTGAACGATTTCCTACCCATAATTCTGTCCATTCTCGCTGCGCTCGTAGTGGTCGGCGGACTCGTGCCGGTATTGATGAAGGCCCGCAAATCGGGCGCAAAATACCCCGGAACGCGAGATGCGAACGATCCTTTGCAGTCGTCGGCAGCAGGCGGCGGAACCCTTGTGGAGGACCGCCCGGATGCGGCTAAGGCACCGGCCCCGACCTTTGACGGAACAGTCGAAGGCACGGATGTTCCGGACGACGCCGCAGGGCTCGAAACCATCGCCATCGACACCCCGGCGCCGGTCGAAGGGCGCCTGACCCGCCTGCGCGCCCGCCTGGTCAAGTCCAACAACATCCTCGGCAAGGGCCTGCTGGCCTTGCTGTCCGGCGACAAGATCGACGAGAACGTCTGGGATGAGGTGGAGGAAACCCTTCTCCTGGCCGATCTCGGCACCGAGCCCACCATGCAGTTGGTTGATGCATTGCGTGAGCGTGTCAAAGTCCTGGGCACCCGCAGCCCCGAAGACGTCAAGGCGATGCTCAGGGAAGAGCTCATCAAGCTGGTTGATCCCGGGATGGACCGTTCACTGAACGTCGAACGCAAAGGCGACCGTCCCGCCGTCGTGCTTGTTGTCGGTGTGAACGGCGTCGGCAAGACCACCACCGTGGGCAAGCTGGCGCGTGTCCTGGTGGCCGAAGACAAGGACGTGCTGCTTGGTGCTGCTGACACCTTCCGTGCCGCCGCGGCTGAGCAGTTGGCCACGTGGGGACAGCGCGTGGGTGTGCCCACGGTCAAGTCCGACATCGACGGCGCGGACCCTGCCTCGGTTGCCTACGAGGCCGTGAAGGCAGGCATCGACCAGGAGGTCGATGTTGTCATGGTGGACACGGCAGGACGCCTGCAAAACAAGACCGGCCTCATGGATGAGCTGGGCAAGGTGAAGCGGGTCATCGAGAAGCTGGCGGAGGTGGACGAGGTCCTGCTGGTACTGGACGCCACTACCGGCCAGAACGGACTCAACCAGGCACGGGTTTTTGCTGAAGTGGTCAACATCACCGGCATCGTGCTGACCAAGCTCGACGGCACGGCCAAGGGCGGCATCGTTGTCGCCATCCAGAAGTCCCTCGGCGTTCCGGTGAAGCTGATCGGCCTGGGTGAAGGCCCGGACGACCTTGCACCCTTCGAAGCGGAAAGTTTCGTTGACGCACTGCTCAACTAA
- the smc gene encoding chromosome segregation protein SMC codes for MHLKSLTVRGFKSFASATTFDFEPGVTAVVGPNGSGKSNVVDALAWVMGEQGAKTLRGGKMEDVIFAGTSGRPPLGRAHVSLTIDNADNALPIEYSEVTISRTLFRTGGSEYAINGAPCRLLDIQELLSDSGLGREMHVIVGQGQLDRVLHATPEDRRGFIEEAAGILKHRRRKEKTVRKLEAMQANLARLSDLTAEIRRQLTPLGKQAEIARRAQTVQFDVRDARARLLADDLVQLTTTLEQDVADEAALKERRQVVEAGLGVGRRRQAELEQHAAEATPRLNAARDTWYQLSAGRERLRSLGSLAAERRRLLGSSETAPESGRDPEHLERQAARVREEQAALEHDILAKQAALLEATVAKDAAEALAAAEDKRLTVMLRAAADRREGLARLAGQLAAARSRAEAAEAERGRLRESQGAGDERRRKAQSEFAALEAQVAGVEDGEESLDAEYEEASAALDGVLAEIEELKASEREAVRERDALTARRDALQLGLNRKDGSGHLLTTEGVLGPLAGLISIEPGCEAAIAAALGSASDALVVAGADAAVAALGLLKKDDAGRAALLLAGGFAEEGDARTAVELPAGCRRAVDVVKIADPAGHGALGLLANTVVVDDLRTAAALVADYPEVKAVTTDGDVFTAVTVLGGSATAPSLLEVQAAVDDADARLHEVTARLERGRFALAGAQARRAEAQDRADAALERLHESDARLAAVAERLGHLNSVLRSAVGESDRLAASMAKAEANIAEAQLDLEVAAERLAAAQEVPDEEPSTDQRDELAAEARTARALETEARLALRTAEEQLGAVSNRAASLERAAATERRAREEAARRAQRRRAQAQRAAAVVSAVEQTLRYVDVSVEVAADERDQAEQKRELLEKELSDVRSGNEALARELAELTDSVHRDEMARTQQRLRIEALESRAIEELGLSAEQLIADYGPDRPVPLPAGSTTDKWAELRAPVDENGEPVVEGVPFVRAEQEKRLKKAERELAALGKVNPLALEEFAALEERHQFLSSQLEDLKSSRKDLLDIIKEVDKRVQQVFTEAFADTSAQFDHVFARLFPGGEGKLVLTDPDDMLTTGIEVEARPAGKKIKRLSLLSGGERSLTAVALLVAIFKARPSPFYVMDEVEAALDDTNLGRLITIFEELRESSQLIVITHQKRTMEVADALYGVTMRGDGVSTVISQRLGAGA; via the coding sequence TTGCATTTGAAAAGTTTGACCGTCCGCGGATTCAAGTCGTTTGCGTCGGCCACGACGTTCGACTTCGAGCCCGGCGTCACTGCCGTCGTCGGTCCCAATGGATCCGGCAAATCCAACGTGGTGGATGCGCTGGCCTGGGTCATGGGCGAGCAGGGCGCAAAAACACTGCGCGGCGGAAAAATGGAAGACGTCATCTTCGCCGGAACCTCGGGCCGCCCGCCACTTGGCCGGGCCCATGTGTCGTTGACCATCGACAACGCGGACAACGCGCTTCCCATCGAGTACAGCGAAGTAACCATTTCCCGCACCCTCTTTCGCACCGGTGGTTCCGAATACGCCATCAACGGTGCGCCGTGCCGGCTGCTGGACATCCAGGAACTCCTCTCGGATTCCGGTCTCGGCCGGGAAATGCACGTGATCGTTGGCCAAGGCCAGCTGGACCGCGTGCTGCACGCTACGCCCGAAGACCGCCGGGGCTTCATCGAAGAAGCCGCGGGCATCCTCAAGCACCGGCGGCGCAAAGAAAAAACAGTGCGCAAGCTGGAGGCCATGCAGGCCAACCTGGCACGGCTCAGTGACCTCACCGCCGAAATCCGTCGACAACTGACCCCCTTGGGGAAACAGGCCGAAATCGCCCGCCGCGCACAAACCGTCCAGTTCGACGTACGCGACGCCCGCGCCCGTCTCCTTGCCGACGACCTCGTACAACTGACAACCACCCTGGAACAGGACGTCGCCGACGAAGCCGCGCTCAAGGAACGCCGCCAGGTAGTCGAAGCCGGGCTGGGCGTGGGACGGCGACGGCAAGCAGAGCTGGAACAGCACGCCGCAGAAGCAACTCCCCGCCTCAACGCCGCCCGCGATACCTGGTACCAGCTCTCCGCCGGCAGGGAGCGTCTGCGTTCGCTGGGTTCGCTGGCCGCTGAACGGCGGCGCCTGCTGGGCTCCTCCGAAACCGCACCCGAATCGGGGCGCGATCCGGAACACCTCGAGCGCCAGGCCGCCAGGGTCCGCGAGGAACAAGCAGCCCTGGAACACGACATCCTGGCAAAACAGGCCGCACTGCTTGAAGCCACCGTCGCCAAGGACGCAGCCGAAGCACTCGCAGCCGCCGAAGACAAACGCCTCACAGTCATGTTGCGAGCTGCAGCCGACCGCCGCGAGGGGCTTGCCCGTCTCGCCGGCCAGCTTGCTGCCGCACGGTCCCGGGCAGAGGCAGCCGAGGCCGAGCGCGGCAGGTTGCGGGAGTCGCAGGGGGCCGGAGATGAGCGGCGTAGAAAGGCGCAAAGCGAGTTCGCCGCCCTTGAAGCGCAAGTAGCCGGCGTCGAGGACGGCGAGGAAAGCCTGGATGCCGAATACGAGGAAGCAAGCGCGGCGCTGGACGGAGTACTTGCTGAAATTGAGGAACTCAAGGCTTCCGAGCGGGAGGCAGTCCGTGAGCGGGACGCCCTGACGGCCCGGCGGGATGCGCTTCAGCTCGGACTCAACCGCAAAGATGGCTCCGGGCACCTGCTGACGACCGAAGGAGTACTCGGTCCGCTGGCGGGTTTGATCAGCATCGAGCCCGGCTGCGAGGCCGCCATTGCCGCGGCCCTGGGCAGCGCCTCGGATGCCCTGGTGGTTGCCGGTGCCGACGCCGCCGTTGCGGCCTTGGGTCTGTTGAAGAAGGACGACGCCGGTCGTGCGGCGTTGCTCTTGGCCGGCGGTTTCGCCGAAGAAGGCGACGCCCGGACCGCCGTCGAACTGCCTGCGGGATGCCGCCGGGCTGTCGACGTCGTAAAAATAGCCGACCCGGCGGGCCACGGTGCCCTCGGACTCCTGGCCAATACCGTCGTGGTCGATGACCTCCGCACGGCGGCGGCGCTGGTCGCGGACTACCCTGAAGTGAAGGCAGTCACCACCGACGGTGACGTTTTTACCGCCGTGACCGTCCTTGGCGGCTCAGCCACCGCACCATCGCTTCTTGAAGTCCAGGCCGCAGTGGACGACGCCGATGCCCGCCTTCATGAGGTCACCGCCCGGCTGGAGCGTGGCCGTTTCGCCCTCGCCGGGGCCCAGGCCCGCCGCGCCGAAGCGCAGGACCGTGCCGATGCCGCACTGGAAAGACTGCATGAGTCCGACGCGCGGCTTGCTGCTGTCGCCGAACGCCTGGGCCACCTGAATTCTGTTCTGCGCAGCGCAGTGGGCGAAAGCGATCGTCTGGCGGCCTCCATGGCCAAGGCTGAAGCAAATATTGCGGAGGCGCAGCTGGATCTGGAAGTTGCTGCCGAGCGCCTTGCTGCCGCCCAGGAAGTCCCTGACGAGGAACCCTCCACCGACCAGCGGGATGAACTTGCCGCTGAGGCGAGGACGGCCCGCGCCCTGGAGACGGAAGCCCGGCTGGCGCTTCGCACTGCCGAAGAGCAACTTGGCGCGGTCAGCAACCGGGCTGCCTCCCTGGAGCGGGCTGCAGCCACCGAACGCCGTGCGCGTGAGGAGGCTGCACGACGGGCCCAGCGTCGCAGGGCACAGGCCCAGCGTGCTGCCGCTGTTGTTTCGGCGGTCGAACAGACTCTGCGCTACGTGGACGTCTCGGTGGAGGTGGCTGCCGATGAACGGGACCAGGCCGAGCAGAAACGCGAACTCCTTGAAAAAGAGCTTTCGGACGTCCGCTCGGGCAACGAGGCCCTGGCACGCGAGCTTGCCGAACTGACCGATTCGGTGCATCGGGATGAGATGGCACGGACACAACAGCGGCTGCGGATCGAGGCCTTGGAAAGCCGGGCAATCGAGGAACTGGGACTTTCCGCTGAGCAGCTCATTGCCGACTACGGCCCGGACCGGCCGGTTCCGCTTCCCGCCGGATCCACCACGGACAAATGGGCCGAACTGCGGGCCCCCGTCGACGAAAACGGCGAACCTGTGGTGGAAGGTGTTCCCTTTGTCCGGGCGGAGCAGGAGAAGCGGCTGAAGAAGGCCGAGCGCGAGCTGGCAGCCCTGGGCAAAGTGAACCCGCTGGCGCTCGAGGAGTTTGCAGCCCTGGAAGAGCGGCACCAGTTCCTGAGCTCGCAGTTGGAAGATCTCAAGTCCAGCCGGAAAGACCTGCTGGACATCATCAAAGAGGTGGACAAACGCGTCCAGCAGGTCTTCACGGAAGCTTTCGCGGACACCTCAGCCCAGTTCGACCACGTCTTTGCCAGGCTCTTCCCCGGTGGCGAGGGAAAGCTGGTTCTTACTGATCCGGATGACATGTTGACCACGGGCATCGAGGTAGAGGCCCGTCCCGCCGGGAAGAAGATCAAGAGGCTTTCACTGCTTTCAGGTGGTGAGCGCTCCCTGACTGCTGTCGCACTGCTGGTTGCCATCTTCAAGGCGAGGCCTTCACCGTTCTATGTCATGGACGAAGTCGAAGCGGCGCTGGATGACACCAACCTGGGCCGGCTCATCACCATCTTTGAAGAATTGCGGGAGTCCAGCCAGCTCATCGTGATCACCCACCAAAAGCGCACCATGGAAGTGGCCGATGCCCTCTACGGTGTGACGATGCGCGGTGATGGCGTGTCAACCGTCATCAGCCAGAGGCTCGGTGCCGGGGCTTAG